A segment of the Bartonella henselae str. Houston-1 genome:
GGAGCCTGGAACTTGTCCTAACAGTTCTGGATCATCCTCATATGTCACCCATTTCTTTTGCAACTTTACACCGATTTCCACGCGCCCCATCATGGAAATATTCTCCAAGACAGCATTTGAGACGGGAAAGATATCGCCTGCGATATAAATCTTGCCCTCCGTTAAGGTAACGGTTTTTGTGTCTTTATTGACAAAGGCATCTGCTCGTTCAACGCGGTCTCCTTCTTGTGCCACAAGGCGCCCCAAACGGTCATGACGCCCCCTTATGATGGTTTGCATTTCATTGAGTTCACCACCTTGAAGAAAAGAGCGCCTGCCATAAAACACCACGCTTTGTTGTTCATCTTTGCCTACCGATCTATCAATTGCAAAGGGTAGTCCGCTTTCATGTTTCATGTTAAAACCTCAATAAAATCTTGAATTGTTCGCGAACATCAGCACGCAAAGGAATGTTGATGGGTGTTTTGAGAATTTCTACACCGCCACGTAGTTCATCAGCCCCTAACCAAAGTTTACCAAGGGGTGTTTGTTCTACGAGAGAGCCATGAACGAGGAGGGGAACAGAGGCAGCTTGTTTGTTCTCAACATCCTCAAAATCTGTGCGGGCTGCAAGAAACAACATTGTCCCTGTTGGAGAAGGATTAAATCTGTTGCCGCAATGGCTGTAAACACCCTCGACCGCTTGTTCGACAGGCTGTACAGCATAGCATCTTCGATAGCCAATCAGAGTGTTATCGAGATCTCTTAAAGCCAAATAAAGGGGACGGTTTTGGAACCACTTTGCTATGAGTATATCGCGTTCGTGTTTTTTGACCGAACACCAGGGGAAATTTGCCAACTCCCAAGGGTAATCGATTTGGTTCCAGCTTAACTCCTCATCCACATCATCAATCCAGTTGCCAATGAGTTTGCCTTCTTCTTTTGTGAGCGTGTGTTTGATTTGTGTTGTGCGTCCAAAGGAAAACAGTGTGTCACGAGCTGTTAAGCGCACGCCACTTTCAAAATCCAGCATGCTGTCATCAAGGTGTGACATATCGCCTTCTGTGGCTTCCACATCATAACCATAGGTGCTACGGCGAAAATCAGAGCGAAAGCTTTTGGAAAGGTCGACAATGGCTTCAATGGCTTCAAGGCTGCTTTGTTCAGGCAATTGATCAAAATCAAGTTGAAAGGAATTCCACCATGCACGCCCTGACCATGCGGGTGTAAAGCGTGCAGAAAGCTCTAACCATTTAAGTCCCAATTCAATGGCTGCAACAGAGCCACGCAAGCGCTGCCATGCAAGCCCTTGGTCAATCAGATCATAGAGGTTTGGAACATAAGGCGTGAGTTCACCAAGTCCATATTCTTCAATCAACCATGGCAAAAAGCGGGGAGGGCGTGTGATCAGTTTTGCACGTGAAATCCCCAAAACAGCTCCATCAACATCTTGATGAAAGTCGCAAGCATCGGCAAGGCGTTTCTCAAATTCTGTTGCATGTGAGGGGAGCAGCGAGCCAACCATTAGCGCGCCCGCCCTTTAAAGTTTAAGGTGATTTTGCCAATCGATAAGATTTCTTCATCACAAACCACACTGTCCTTTGTTGGTGCAATGGCAATCACTTTCTGGACACCAGGAATCATCAGTTTTGAAACCCACCACGAGAGGCTTAATTCGCGACCAATGGCTTGTTCTTGTTTCCAAGCCGTGCGTAAATTTGCCTCCATTGTCGTGAGAATTTTCAAAGATGCTTCTGGGAGCAGCCAAACATCGGCTTCTAAGTCCAGCACTTTTTTGACAGCAGCATGCACAATAATGGTATCATTGGTCATGATGATATTTTTTCTGTGAAGAGCTTGTGAAACTGTTTGTAAGAGATCTTCAGAGGCTGTCCCTTCTTCATTGTTGCCAAAAATAGCAACATAGATGGTTGGATCTTTGCCTTTACGATAGATAATGGCATCTTTCACTCGACTATCGGCTGTTAAGGCGATAAGCTTGTAATAGGGTTCTGTTCCACTTCCATTTCCCCCACGGGCATGAAGCTGTACGCGTTCACGATACCTCTCATCACTCTCACCCTCTATGCGGGCAATACCATGCCAGTTTCCCAAAGCATCAAGGGATTCACCGGTGGCAAAATCAAGAATATTATTGCGTGCTGCCTCGTTAATACGCTGTCTTAAAAGCAGTTCTCGATAGCTAAAAGCCTCTATGACTTTTACGGCTGGATCACTTTCCAAAAATGTATATTCAGGTAAAAGCTCTTTTAAATGGGTCAGAACAGCAGCGCGGATTTCCTCAAAAGAAAGTTCTGTAATAATTTCCGGTTTTGCAAGCGCTCTACTCATTGTATCAATAATCCTTCCATGGTGATGGGCTTTCCTGATGGCAAATACATGCCCTCAAAAGACAGAGAAACTTGTCCGGTTCCAAGCATTTTAAAATCAATCTTTTTGAGCTTAAAACGTGGTTCCCACTTGTCTAAAGCTTCAGCAACGGCGGCATAAAGAGCAATAGAAAAGCTGCTGTTAACCGGTGCATCAATGAGTTCTGCAATGCGTGAACCATAATCACGTCGCATCACCCGTGTGCCAATGCGTGTTGATAAGATATCAATAATCGACTGCCGCAAATGCTCTATGCCAACCAATGGCTTTCCTGTTGTGCGGTCCATTCCACTGTTCAATTTGGACCTCCTGTCATGGAGCCACCAGGGGAAACACCTCCATGAACATGGCTGTTTCCAATATTGGTGCCATTATGCTTTAAATCACTAGAATGGATGGAAACACCCTCACTTGAATGAAGAGCAATGCCATCATCCGAATGGAGTGAAACACTTCCACCTGCTTTCAGGGCAATGTTTTTTTCTGCACTTAAACTCAGGTCACCTTGTGAAATAATTTTGATGCCCTCTGCGGCTTGCAGTTCTAACTTTTTACCATCCCCTTTTATCGATACGCCATCAGAAATCGTGAGACTAAACTTTCCTCCTGATGTGAGGTGAAGGGCATAGCTGTTTTGTTCATCGTCATACTCAATGGTGGTTCCATCTGGATAAAGTGTCTTATGAAGATTGCCTTTATCGGCTGCTTGGTTTGCATCGGTATGAATAGAGCCAACAATCACCCCTTGTGATAAATCGCCTGATGATGAAACAACAACCACTTGTTCTCCAACATCGCGCCCTTCATAAGAGCGTGTTTTACCAGCACGGGCTTGGGTATCTGGAATCCAATCACTGACAAGATTTCCAGTTTTTACTCGATAGCGTGCGTTTTTATGGTCAACATGGCTAATTTTCCCTACCACAACCATATTGGCTACACGTCTCTTTAAATCGGTGATCTCTTTATCGCGTCGCTCTAACATGGTCACCTTCAATTTTATGGTATTTGTCTTTGTTTCCCATACCTGTTTCGGGTTTAAAACCGACAAGGGGTTCAACAACTCCTACGGTTGCCTTTCCTTCATCAGGGCAGGGGATATTGGTTATGTGCGTCACGTCAAAGGTTAAAATTGCACCATGGAGTGCTAGGGAACCATTATCACCAAAGGCAAAAGCAATATTTTGTAAGCGGCATGTCTCAACGGTGTTGTTAAGATTGGGATTGGCATAGAAAATCTCTTCAACTTCCCATGCTAATTGGTCAACAAAACGTGCGCCATCTTCACATGTTGCATAGCATTCAACATCTACTGTTAAAACACGCCGCCTTAAGCCAAAATCATGTCCATCTTCAATGGTTTCACTTTGCGTTGAGATATTAATAGCTGGCATTGTTTCAATAAATAAATTGAAGTCACGCATATTGAAAACATTGTCACCAGCCACTGTTTTTGCTGCCTTTATTAACGCAACAAATGTTTCTCTTATCGTCTCGCGGGGGTGCATGGGGGGGCTCCTGTTCAATTAAGTGTATAAAATGATTGACTAGGATTAATAATGATACTATTATTGATTATGAGTAATAAAGTTGCAAAAATAATCAGCTTGATGAAAGCATCACCAAAAAACATCAAGTTCTCAGATTTGTTGGCTGTATGTGTCTATTTCTTTGGAGAACCAAGGAACAATCGTACAAGCCACTTTGTTTTTAAAACACCGTGGCTTGGTGATCCTCGTGTGAATATTCAAAAAGATTCTGGCAATAAGACAAAAGTCTATCAGGTTAAGCAAGTCTTACAAGCGATAGAAAGGATGAAACATGAACAATAATCATTATACATATCGTGTTTTGTGGTCGCAAGAAGATGAGGAATATGTCGGATTATGTGCAGAATTCCCATCCCTTTCATGGTTAGACGCTCAAGCAGAGAAAGCTTTAAAAGGCATTATGGATCTCGTTTCAGAGGTTGTTGAGGATATGCAACACAACGGAGAAGAGGTTCCCGTGCCTTTGTCACATGGTAAATATAGTGGTAAGTTTCAATTAAGAATTCCACCAGAACTTCATAGAAAACTCGCAATTCAAGCCGCCGAAAATGGTGTAAGTTTAAATAGATATATTTCTTCTAAACTTTAAAGCTTTTAAAGGCGGCTTATACGCACCAAAAAAAGATTAATTTTTATGGAAACCTCTCAATTAAAACAAATACCCGTTTTCAAGACGGATGAGGAAGTAGAGAACTTTGTTGATACTGCCGATCTCACGGATTATGATTTAACTGGTTTTAAACCCATTTATTTCGAATTTTTACCTAAAGAAGCCTCTTAGCCACCTCCCCATTTTGGAGAACGGGGAGGGGATTTCTGTTTTTTGAACTTAAGCAACCTTTTTAATAGGGTTATCCAAATCTGGTTCGTAAGCGCGCAACAAAGAATCCATGCTATGCGGTAACTCTGAATCGCCAAAATCTGTTAGAACTGTTAAGATTTTAAGTATACTTGGCATCTCATCTTGAAGTTTTAAAATCAAAGCTTTTTCTATTACACTCATAGTATCAACCAGAGCAGTACAATCTTTATCATTCATATTTTCATGTTTAGAAAATTGAGATAATGCCATCCACAAATCGCATAAGAAGTTGGTGTCTATCTTCATTGTACACCCCCAAAGATTTGCTCTCTTAAGCATGCCAATCCTCTGGAGGTGATTTTCGTTGAAGGGAGCACCTTTTCTGTACCATCCGGTCTTTGAATGGTGATAGCAGGGCAATCCATAAAGCCTTTCTTGATCTTGTCCTGATAAGGTAACAGAGGCGCCCCTGGAGCTCGTCGATAGACCCAGTCATGTTTGCGCAAGTAATCGGTTAAGTCCTTTGGTCGCACCTCCAACATCTTCGCCGCTTCAATTAAACCAAACAGACCATCAGAACGTTTTAACCCTTCCAAAGCCTCTGCTTTTGGTGCTAATTCTGCAATAACATGGTCTTTTTGCTCGATTTGACTTTGTAGGTGATTCAAGACACCAAGTAATGCTTCGGGTTTGGAGTAATCAACTTGTGGAGGGGCTATCTGTGGTGTTGCTACTTGTTTTAACCGTCTTTCACATTCGATAAAGTATAAACGAGCTTCTCTACCTTTCTTATTATTTTCAAGCATAGAGAGCTCTTTGGCTACGCTTAAAGTCAGATGATAATCTTTACGATTGTGACCACCTCTGCCTTTGCTCCCCAAAATCGGGGAGCAAACAAAATCTTGATTTTCTAATAAATTATATTTGTTGATACGGTCAGTAATCCAAGTAGAGAAATCTTTTCCTATTTCCAAAAACGTATGTAATTCACGTGCATTTACCGTCTGAACAGTGTCGCCACCAATACTGGTTTGATATATGTCGATTAAATATTGTGCCATGATTTGGCTCCTATGTGCTTAAAGGTTTTTCATTGACACTCTATGAAGAGCGCCGGGTGCTGAAAAACACGGCACATAGCCCGTCGTTATGCCTTTCCCATAAGGGTATTGTATAGCATAACCACACCCGACGATATTATTATATGCCTGTAGCATATAATGAGTCAAAGCTTTTAATTGGCGGTGAAAAGACTGTTTCGGCAATCTATCCGCTATGTGTTTAAGGTGTTTTTCAAGCACCTGATTCGACAATAGACATAATGTTGACATGTTGTCAAACAAAAAATTAAAATATTGACGAGCTTCATGTCCTTTATCATTACGTTCGATCA
Coding sequences within it:
- a CDS encoding phage baseplate assembly protein V; translation: MLERRDKEITDLKRRVANMVVVGKISHVDHKNARYRVKTGNLVSDWIPDTQARAGKTRSYEGRDVGEQVVVVSSSGDLSQGVIVGSIHTDANQAADKGNLHKTLYPDGTTIEYDDEQNSYALHLTSGGKFSLTISDGVSIKGDGKKLELQAAEGIKIISQGDLSLSAEKNIALKAGGSVSLHSDDGIALHSSEGVSIHSSDLKHNGTNIGNSHVHGGVSPGGSMTGGPN
- a CDS encoding phage antirepressor Ant; the protein is MAQYLIDIYQTSIGGDTVQTVNARELHTFLEIGKDFSTWITDRINKYNLLENQDFVCSPILGSKGRGGHNRKDYHLTLSVAKELSMLENNKKGREARLYFIECERRLKQVATPQIAPPQVDYSKPEALLGVLNHLQSQIEQKDHVIAELAPKAEALEGLKRSDGLFGLIEAAKMLEVRPKDLTDYLRKHDWVYRRAPGAPLLPYQDKIKKGFMDCPAITIQRPDGTEKVLPSTKITSRGLACLREQIFGGVQ
- a CDS encoding toxin HicA; the encoded protein is MILLLIMSNKVAKIISLMKASPKNIKFSDLLAVCVYFFGEPRNNRTSHFVFKTPWLGDPRVNIQKDSGNKTKVYQVKQVLQAIERMKHEQ
- a CDS encoding GPW/gp25 family protein; protein product: MNSGMDRTTGKPLVGIEHLRQSIIDILSTRIGTRVMRRDYGSRIAELIDAPVNSSFSIALYAAVAEALDKWEPRFKLKKIDFKMLGTGQVSLSFEGMYLPSGKPITMEGLLIQ
- a CDS encoding type II toxin-antitoxin system HicB family antitoxin, which encodes MNNNHYTYRVLWSQEDEEYVGLCAEFPSLSWLDAQAEKALKGIMDLVSEVVEDMQHNGEEVPVPLSHGKYSGKFQLRIPPELHRKLAIQAAENGVSLNRYISSKL
- a CDS encoding baseplate J/gp47 family protein, producing MSRALAKPEIITELSFEEIRAAVLTHLKELLPEYTFLESDPAVKVIEAFSYRELLLRQRINEAARNNILDFATGESLDALGNWHGIARIEGESDERYRERVQLHARGGNGSGTEPYYKLIALTADSRVKDAIIYRKGKDPTIYVAIFGNNEEGTASEDLLQTVSQALHRKNIIMTNDTIIVHAAVKKVLDLEADVWLLPEASLKILTTMEANLRTAWKQEQAIGRELSLSWWVSKLMIPGVQKVIAIAPTKDSVVCDEEILSIGKITLNFKGRAR
- a CDS encoding phage antirepressor Ant; protein product: MTLIKISEQAIGQEIVQTVNARELHAFLEIKARFNDWIKNRIKECKFLENINFITLSKNLENGGKVKEYHITLDMAKHLSMIERNDKGHEARQYFNFLFDNMSTLCLLSNQVLEKHLKHIADRLPKQSFHRQLKALTHYMLQAYNNIVGCGYAIQYPYGKGITTGYVPCFSAPGALHRVSMKNL
- a CDS encoding CopG family antitoxin, with translation METSQLKQIPVFKTDEEVENFVDTADLTDYDLTGFKPIYFEFLPKEAS
- a CDS encoding phage tail protein; translation: MVGSLLPSHATEFEKRLADACDFHQDVDGAVLGISRAKLITRPPRFLPWLIEEYGLGELTPYVPNLYDLIDQGLAWQRLRGSVAAIELGLKWLELSARFTPAWSGRAWWNSFQLDFDQLPEQSSLEAIEAIVDLSKSFRSDFRRSTYGYDVEATEGDMSHLDDSMLDFESGVRLTARDTLFSFGRTTQIKHTLTKEEGKLIGNWIDDVDEELSWNQIDYPWELANFPWCSVKKHERDILIAKWFQNRPLYLALRDLDNTLIGYRRCYAVQPVEQAVEGVYSHCGNRFNPSPTGTMLFLAARTDFEDVENKQAASVPLLVHGSLVEQTPLGKLWLGADELRGGVEILKTPINIPLRADVREQFKILLRF